GGGCAGGGCAGTCCTGGCATTGCAGTCGTGCTGAGATGGGGTGGCCAGGCTGAGGGCCAGGCCCTGTGCACCCCACTGTGCTCCTCTGTGCCCCCCACCCTGCACGGGCAGGGGCAGTGAGCAGTGGgacccccagtgccacccagcgTCACCGCGTGCGTGCCCCGCTCTGGGCAGCAGTCACTGCTCAGTGGCTCCGTGACTCCACCTTGGCATCCTGGACCTTCTCCCGTGCGTCTGAGGGGGCATCAAGGGCTGGGGGAGAAAGGTGTGGCTCAGAGATGGGCACAGGGGGTGCCAGCAGGGCACTTGGGGTGGTTGTGCCAGCACCAAGGAGACTGGGAGGTGCAGGGAGTGCCGCTGAGCGTTTGGGCAGTGGTGCCTGTGTGTGAGCGCTGCACTCACCACGACACTTGGCACAGCAGGGGTTGTCCCTCGTGGCAGGGCTGGCGCAGGCGGATGGGGGGCACTCCTGGCGCTGGCAGTGCGTCTCCCCCgactggggagcagaaagaGGGGCTGAGCACCAGGGCGgggggacagcagctcctcagggtgCACTGCGTGTCTGAGCTGCTCTCCCACCATTCCCAAAGCCCTGGGGACTGGCACAGTGGCGCCCTCCcttcccctggagctgccctaGGCTGGCACACTCACCACACACCAGCACAGGATACACTTCATTTCCCCAAAGGGGGGCACAGACGGGTGCCAGCTCTCATTGTTGAGGTACCAGCGGCGCCCGAAGCGGCACGACCGCGGCGCGTCTGCCTGCATGGAGTCAGCCAGCTCCGGGACACTCCTCTCTGGGGCTGCACGAGAGGCCACTGGGACAATGCCCGCCTGTGGCATTGCCAGTGGGGAACATGGGAGCTATGCAGGGAGAGTGGAGGGCAGGAGAGGGGTGCAGGTACCTGGGCACTGCTTGCAGCAGTCAGAGGGGCTGGCGCGCACGGGGTTGGCACAGGTGAGCCGTGGGCACTGCACTTTCTCGCAGTGCACTTCACCTGTagtgccctgcagggagggcacagggcagtcagctccccatgccctgggctgagcctcaGCTACAGTGCCTGGGAACTGAGAGCCCCCATAGGTGCCAGACCAGGCTGGAGGGCATGTCTGGAGCCCACACCCACCTTGCAGGTACAAATGGCACATTTGATGAGGCCAAACGGGGGCACAACAGGGTGCCAGCGGGTGCCAGAGCCTCGCCATGTCTTGTCACCGTCGAAGTAGCAGcctggaagaggaagaagaagaagaagaggaagccACAGGCCTTGTGACTCAGcctttgcagagctgtgccctcagcccatGCCCACAAGGACTCACCCTCGCTGCTGTCCCGTGCCCGCTCCAGCTTCAGCTCTTCCTGCTCTGTCTTCTTCTCTACAAGGGAGAGGAAGGCCATGAGTGGGTGCAAATGGCAAAGTCTCCAAAAGGGACCCCCACCTTCTTTTCACAaggagccccccagcccacccccaGGTACCTTCACAGATGGGGCAGCACAGCTCTTCAGGGTGCACCTGGTGGGTACAGTTGAGGGGCTGGCACAAGATGGGGTCGCAGATCACTGTGCGcttctggggacagcagagatgGGGCTCATTAGAGAGGGGCATTACTGATGGGTGCTGCCCCTTCAGCACAACCCCCAGCTCGTACCTGGCAGCTGCAGATAGAGCACTTCTTGTCATAGTCAGGTGCCCAGCGGGTGCCATGTGCCCGGTGCTGACCCTCAAAGAAGCAGGAGTTGGGGTCcttcttcagctgctcctggtcccTGGTCTTGGTGCTCTCCAAGAGCTCAGCCTGCCCCAGGGACTCCCCTGGGGCCAGGCGGGTCCCTCCTGCATGGCACTGGTTGGGAATGTGCACCTGGAGAGGGAATGAGTTCCCATGCTGGTGCCTGGCTGCCTTCCATGGTCAGGCTGGTGAAGGAACCATCCATGACCACTAAACACATCAGGACCTGGTAACAGAGTGATCCTGTGCCCTTCCACCCTGCTTCAGGCAGTGGCATCCCGCCACAGGCAGCAGTGGGGGTGGGCAGGGTGCCCTGTCCCGATGAGGACCTACCCGTCCCCGCATCTCCCCATTGGGGTGAGCTTTGGTGCTGACTTGCAGGAAAGCAGTGCCCTGGgccaggtgctgcagcaggtcGGCATCCAGGTCCTTCACCACGCCCTGAGCCTGTCGTGGCGAGAGGGGCACCAGGGTGGGGATAATGtctggcccagcccctgctgtgtgGTGCCCTGAGCAGGTGCTTAGCTCACCTCAGTGCTGTAGAAGCCCTTGAGCAGGCGCTTGTGCTGGTGGGGGCGGGTGCCCATCTCCCCCAGCTCGGCCACGCCGTGGATGTGGGCGCTGATGGTGCCGTCGCTCGGCCGTCCCAGCCCCGCCACCGAGATCTCGTAGTGCAGGTGGCAGTGCTCATCCAGCGAGAGCCAGGCGTGCCCCCCCGCGCCGCTGGGCACCGGGGGGGACACCAGCTGCCCCGCCAGTGCCACGGGCATCTCTGTGCACAGACAGGGACCGTGGCAGGGCATGGTGGTGTGTGGGAGGGCTGCCCCACTGCCCCCGTTATCACCCACGTGTACCAGGTACCTGTGTAGCGGGCAAGCAGTCCACTGTAGGGCAGGGAGATGATCTGGCCCCGCAGCTCACCCTCTGCCCAGTCTTTGGTGGCCACGTTGAGGAAGAGCTCGTTTTGTAGAAGCATGTGGGCATCTCGGGCGCTGGGGCTCTGCCAGGCACCCCAGGCCTGCCACCAGTGGGAGACCATGCAGGTTGGGACAGGGACTCGCCCAAAGTCCCCACGCCATCCCTCCCAGCATCAGCCAGTGCTCACCAGCCCATCCTTGTAGCTGGGTGTCATGTCAAACAGGATGTTCCTCTTGCTTTTCCGTCGGGGTTTGGTCTCCAGTGTGATGCCCACCACCTCACTGGCAGTGCCCACCACCTGCACCTGTGGGTGCAGTGCCAAAGGGCCGTGTCAGGGTGGCAGATACACCTGAGACCCTCGAGAGGGAAATGGGTGCCCACCAGTCACCTGGTACTCCAGGGTGCCATTCTCATGCAGCGCCAGCTTGGCTGAGCCCACAGCCCCGGTCTTGGTCGGAAGCAAAGCGTCCGCTCCACATAGCACACTCTGGATGGCTTCAGCCCGGGGAGAGAGGCACAAGGATGGGTGAGATTGGCACGGGGGTGAGCACAGCAATCCCCCTGCCCCCTGGCatgcctgccctgtgctcacTGTCACAGCTGCGGCGGGTGGTGATGGTGCCAGCCAGCTGCCGTGCGTGCCGCCCCTCCGTCTCGGCCACGATGCggagctgcccctgcaccaGCCACTGCAGCTCTTGGGCAGACAGGTCATTCAGCACCTCTGCAAAGTCGGGGTCCTGGCAGGGGGATGGAGTGCCATGGATCAGCCCTGGTGCTCTGGCAGCGTGgctgccagggcctggggggGATGAAAACTCTTTACCTCCACAGTGATGTTGGCGTGGACCTCGCGTAGCGTCTGGCCCTGGTGCAGGATGCGGACCCTCAGTGGGACCCACAGGGATTCTGGACATGGCAGAGGGGAATGGACCCACTGGACCAGGGGTCTGCAACCACTTCAAACCCACACCTCTGTGCCTACCACCTCCAAACCCCTGGCACTTTCTTGCCAGTTCTCTGCTCCTATGTGCCCAGGCCCTCATCATTCCCTCCAGCATGCCCCAAATCCTTGCAAAC
The nucleotide sequence above comes from Ammospiza caudacuta isolate bAmmCau1 chromosome 11, bAmmCau1.pri, whole genome shotgun sequence. Encoded proteins:
- the CHRD gene encoding chordin, encoding MRAAALLLLALLPLRPLPGRAARPKLALPIRPDTEPLPPGGAAGCAFGGHFYALEETWHPDLGEPFGVMRCVICHCEPQRNHRGKPVGKVNCKNMKQDCPVPACPRATLLPGHCCHTCPKEKSPALRFDTLEYLQEKEDDLDKPYNDHSYLSSEGLARDDARTEFVALLTSGPEPWHPTSSAVAKARFTLLRSSLLFSISYERLGRPSRVRFSDPEGNVLFEHPVQRSAAPEDGMLCGMWRTVSKANVQLLRREQLRVSLITRAQPSGEVHGHILKHRALFAETFGAILTSLNPLHLGAGGMAMLTLSDTENNLHFILMARGLLEPGARESLWVPLRVRILHQGQTLREVHANITVEDPDFAEVLNDLSAQELQWLVQGQLRIVAETEGRHARQLAGTITTRRSCDTIQSVLCGADALLPTKTGAVGSAKLALHENGTLEYQVQVVGTASEVVGITLETKPRRKSKRNILFDMTPSYKDGLAWGAWQSPSARDAHMLLQNELFLNVATKDWAEGELRGQIISLPYSGLLARYTEMPVALAGQLVSPPVPSGAGGHAWLSLDEHCHLHYEISVAGLGRPSDGTISAHIHGVAELGEMGTRPHQHKRLLKGFYSTEAQGVVKDLDADLLQHLAQGTAFLQVSTKAHPNGEMRGRVHIPNQCHAGGTRLAPGESLGQAELLESTKTRDQEQLKKDPNSCFFEGQHRAHGTRWAPDYDKKCSICSCQKRTVICDPILCQPLNCTHQVHPEELCCPICEEKKTEQEELKLERARDSSEGCYFDGDKTWRGSGTRWHPVVPPFGLIKCAICTCKGTTGEVHCEKVQCPRLTCANPVRASPSDCCKQCPAPERSVPELADSMQADAPRSCRFGRRWYLNNESWHPSVPPFGEMKCILCWCVSGETHCQRQECPPSACASPATRDNPCCAKCRALDAPSDAREKVQDAKVESRSH